One region of Jatrophihabitans sp. genomic DNA includes:
- a CDS encoding Fur family transcriptional regulator: protein MTPDFEAQLRAASLRVTRPRLAVLAALHDHPHVDTDTVIELVRADHPTVSHQAVYDVLRALTDAGLIRRIQPAGAAARYESRVGDNHHHVVCRSCGAIADVDCAVGHSPCLTASDDHGFVVDEAEVVYWGTCPDCSEGSA from the coding sequence GTGACGCCAGACTTCGAGGCACAGCTGCGAGCGGCCTCGTTGCGCGTGACCCGGCCCCGGCTGGCCGTGCTGGCCGCGCTGCACGACCACCCGCACGTCGACACGGACACGGTGATCGAGCTGGTCCGGGCGGATCATCCCACGGTCTCCCACCAGGCGGTGTACGACGTGCTGCGCGCGCTCACCGACGCCGGTCTCATCCGGCGCATCCAGCCCGCCGGCGCCGCCGCCCGCTACGAGTCCCGGGTGGGTGACAACCACCACCATGTCGTGTGCCGCTCCTGCGGTGCGATCGCCGACGTCGACTGCGCCGTCGGCCATTCTCCCTGTCTCACCGCCTCCGACGACCACGGCTTCGTGGTCGACGAGGCGGAAGTCGTCTACTGGGGCACCTGCCCCGACTGTTCGGAAGGAAGCGCATGA